The Argentina anserina chromosome 3, drPotAnse1.1, whole genome shotgun sequence genome includes a region encoding these proteins:
- the LOC126788252 gene encoding peptide methionine sulfoxide reductase B1, chloroplastic, with the protein MAFRVHHMNLSLPTTTSCVSSTTQFGFALKPKSLTFEQPKRLYFPLRAMGSSASSPDRTTQEAGDYKSVSNEEWKKRLTKEQFYITRQKGTERAFTGEYWNSKTPGNYHCICCDTPLFESSTKFDSGTGWPSYYQPIGNNVKSKLDLSIIIMPRQEVLCAVCDAHLGHVFDDGPPPTGKRYCINSASLKLKPK; encoded by the exons ATGGCATTTCGTGTTCACCATATGAACCTGAGCTTACCAACAACAACTAGTTGTGTTTCTTCAACAACCCAGTTCGGTTTTGCCTTGAAACCCAAGAGTTTAACGTTTGAACAACCCAAGAGGCTTTACTTCCCACTTCGTGCAATGGGTTCATCTGCTTCTTCCCCAGACCGCACCACTCAAG AGGCCGGTGATTATAAGTCTGTAAGTAATGAGGAATGGAAAAAGCGGCTTACAAAGGAACAGTTTTACATTACTCGTCAAAAGGGAACAGAACGGGCGTTCACTGG GGAATACTGGAATAGCAAAACTCCCGGAAATTATCATTGCATATGTTGTGATACCCCTCTTTTTGA ATCATCAACTAAATTTGACAGTGGAACTGGTTGGCCATCTTACTACCAGCCGATTGGAAACAACGTGAAGTCCAAGTTAGACTTGTCCATTATCATCATGCCCCGCCAGGAAGTTCTTTGTGCAGTTTGTGATGCTCATCTTGGCCATGTCTTTGATGACGGTCCACCACCGACAGGAAAGCGTTATTGTATCAACAG CGCTTCCCTGAAACTGAAACCAAAGTAG
- the LOC126787272 gene encoding F-box protein At5g07610-like gives MQRKSRRIDLKIKFRVRSVAAETLGNIEELLTEILVSLPVRSLLRFKCVSKHWLSLISNPEFYERHTLRNPNPRVSAFFSSITHNKIFNSVPLIGKHEIPIPFKALNEQVPGSLDIIQSCNGLFLCEPRDRYQKRIYVVNPTTRKFCALSLPKGHGKRSFVRYGLAFDPSKSPYYKVIGVGNYTSIVDDRYDGNYQIDIYSSRTRDWELLNVPLVSRQTSLDTVEERLCMSRDENDVTILTWVKKVCESPHLLRLYFGESCGHLHLIDFYEKSTTQFDVMETTLDAMQLAGWSRALGYKFPFFGGSKIPMTYVA, from the exons ATGCAGAGGAAGAGCAGAAGAATTGACCTTAAAATCAAATTTAGGGTTCGCTCAGTAGCAGCAGAAACCCTAGGCAACATCGAAGAACTCCTCACAGAGATTCTTGTGTCCTTGCCAGTTCGATCCTTGCTCCGTTTCAAGTGCGTCTCCAAGCATTGGCTCTCTCTTATTTCCAACCCCGAATTCTACGAGAGACACACCCTCCGAAATCCCAACCCTAGAGTCTCTGCTTTCTTCTCCAGTATAACCCACAACAAGATTTTCAATTCCGTCCCTCTAATTGGTAAACATGAAATCCCTATTCCCTTCAAAGCTCTTAACGAACAAGTTCCAGGAAGCCTCGATATTATTCAGTCCTGTAATGGTCTATTCCTCTGCGAGCCTAGAGATAGATATCAAAAAAGAATATATGTGGTAAATCCCACAACCAGAAAATTCTGTGCTCTTTCCCTTCCAAAGGGACACGGTAAAAGATCGTTTGTACGTTATGGCCTGGCTTTTGACCCTTCCAAATCACCTTATTACAAGGTGATCGGTGTAGGTAATTACACCTCCATCGTCGACGATCGATATGATGGCAATTATCAAATAGACATATATTCTTCCAGGACTCGAGATTGGGAGCTTCTTAATGTTCCTCTCGTCTCC AGGCAAACAAGTTTAGACACAGTTGAGGAAAGACTTTGCATGTCAAGAGATGAAAATGATGTGACTATTTTGACATGGGTGAAGAAAGTCTGCGAATCACCGCACCTACTCCGCCT GTACTTTGGGGAGTCTTGTGGTCATTTGCATTTGATTGATTTTTATGAGAAAAGTACCACTCAGTTTGATGTGATGGAGACTACTCTG GATGCGATGCAGTTGGCTGGCTGGTCTAGGGCATTGGGCTATAAATTTCCGTTCTTCGGAGGATCAAAGATTCCGATGACTTACGTGGCATAA